The following coding sequences are from one Candidatus Acidiferrales bacterium window:
- the rplN gene encoding 50S ribosomal protein L14: MVQMRTWLTVADNSGARQLTAILPLGGDAGLVAGLGDVVTASVKEAAPDSQVKQGTVVKAVVVRTRKEHRRKDGTYIRFDDNAAVLINEAGEPVGTRVFGPVARELRERKFTKIISLAPEVW, encoded by the coding sequence ATGGTTCAGATGCGAACGTGGCTGACCGTCGCCGATAATTCCGGCGCGCGGCAGTTGACGGCAATTTTACCGCTGGGCGGCGATGCCGGGCTTGTCGCTGGTCTTGGCGACGTGGTCACCGCCTCTGTGAAAGAAGCGGCGCCGGATAGCCAGGTCAAGCAGGGAACGGTGGTGAAAGCAGTCGTTGTGCGCACACGGAAAGAGCATCGGCGCAAGGATGGAACCTACATCCGCTTTGACGACAATGCTGCGGTTCTCATCAACGAAGCTGGCGAGCCGGTGGGAACACGCGTGTTTGGGCCTGTGGCGCGTGAATTGCGCGAGAGGAAGTTCACGAAAATCATCTCTCTTGCGCCGGAGGTTTGGTAG
- the rpsQ gene encoding 30S ribosomal protein S17, with protein MASEATSGAAEHRQERGARQELTGVVTSSKMSKTIVVKVTRTTQHRKYMRVTRSSKKYYAHDEQNEARPGDTVRIVASRPLSKLKRWRLAEIVARSRRVA; from the coding sequence ATGGCCAGTGAAGCAACGAGCGGCGCGGCAGAGCACCGGCAGGAGCGCGGCGCGCGCCAGGAATTAACCGGTGTAGTCACCAGCTCGAAGATGAGCAAGACCATCGTCGTCAAAGTGACGCGCACGACGCAGCACCGCAAATACATGCGCGTCACGCGCAGCAGCAAGAAATATTACGCGCACGACGAGCAGAATGAAGCGCGGCCAGGCGACACAGTGCGTATCGTTGCCAGCCGTCCGTTGTCGAAACTCAAGCGCTGGCGTCTGGCTGAAATCGTGGCCCGCTCGCGGCGCGTAGCGTAA
- the rplB gene encoding 50S ribosomal protein L2: MGLKSFRPYTPARRFLTVLDNSEITKDTPEKSLVESKKRTGGRNAHGEVTSWHRGGGHQKKYRVIDYRRDKTGIPAKVAAIEYDPNRSARIALLHYADGEKRYILHPVGLEVGMTVQNGAGADILPGNALPIRNIPPGTMVHNLELAPGKGGQVVRSAGGAAQLLSKEGDIALVKLPSGETRKFSLDCMATVGQLGNLDHENITYGKAGATRWRGRRPTVRGVAMNPVDHPHGGGEGRVKGNHPQTPWGFPTLGAKTRKKKPSDRLIVQRRKP; encoded by the coding sequence CAGTGAGATCACCAAGGACACGCCTGAGAAGTCGCTGGTCGAGTCGAAGAAGCGCACGGGCGGCCGCAACGCGCACGGAGAAGTCACTTCGTGGCACCGTGGCGGCGGCCATCAGAAGAAGTATCGCGTCATCGATTACCGCCGCGACAAAACCGGCATTCCGGCGAAAGTTGCAGCCATCGAATACGACCCGAACCGCTCGGCGCGTATCGCCCTGCTGCATTATGCCGATGGCGAGAAGCGCTACATCTTGCATCCGGTCGGTCTCGAGGTCGGCATGACTGTGCAGAACGGCGCTGGCGCAGACATTCTGCCCGGCAATGCGCTGCCGATCCGCAATATTCCGCCCGGCACGATGGTGCACAACCTCGAACTCGCTCCGGGCAAGGGCGGCCAGGTCGTGCGCTCGGCGGGCGGCGCAGCGCAACTGTTGAGCAAGGAAGGCGACATTGCGCTGGTGAAACTGCCTTCGGGCGAAACGCGCAAATTCTCGCTCGATTGCATGGCCACGGTCGGGCAATTGGGAAATCTGGATCACGAAAACATCACGTATGGCAAGGCGGGAGCCACGCGATGGCGTGGTCGGAGGCCCACAGTTCGCGGCGTGGCGATGAATCCAGTGGATCATCCGCATGGCGGCGGTGAAGGCCGCGTAAAGGGCAATCATCCGCAAACGCCTTGGGGTTTTCCGACATTGGGCGCGAAGACGCGCAAAAAGAAGCCTTCTGATCGCTTGATCGTGCAGCGGCGGAAGCCTTAA
- the rplP gene encoding 50S ribosomal protein L16, translating to MLMPKKVKYRKQQRGRRSGKSWRGGALAFGEYGLKALEPAWITDRQIEAARVAITRFIKRGGKLWIRVFPDKPFTKKPAETRMGKGKGPPERWVAVVKPGRVMFEMSGVDIAAATEAMDLAAQKLPIRTKFVTRAEEL from the coding sequence ATGTTGATGCCGAAAAAAGTGAAGTACCGGAAGCAACAGCGCGGCCGGCGCTCGGGCAAATCCTGGCGCGGCGGGGCGCTGGCTTTTGGAGAGTACGGCCTGAAGGCGCTCGAACCGGCGTGGATTACCGACCGCCAGATTGAGGCTGCGCGCGTGGCCATTACGCGATTCATCAAGCGCGGCGGAAAGCTCTGGATTCGAGTTTTTCCGGACAAGCCGTTCACCAAGAAACCGGCTGAGACGCGCATGGGCAAGGGCAAAGGGCCGCCAGAACGCTGGGTCGCCGTCGTGAAGCCGGGACGCGTGATGTTTGAGATGTCCGGAGTGGATATCGCTGCGGCCACCGAGGCTATGGACTTGGCTGCGCAGAAGCTGCCTATCCGGACCAAATTCGTTACGCGTGCGGAGGAGCTCTGA
- the rpsC gene encoding 30S ribosomal protein S3, with product MGQKTHPYGFRLGYNKAWKSRWFAKREYADLLHEDVLLRKELKDKLKSAGINSIDIERAANKLVVRIYTARPGIIIGRKGSEIDKLKGEVQKRTKREVHIDIQEVHRPELDAQLVAESIALQLEKRVAFRRAMRKAVDSALRFGCKGIKVRVAGRLNGAEIARKEWYLQGRLPLQTLRADIDFGFAQAETTYGVIGVKCWVYQGENAPERKRAEERAAAAANA from the coding sequence TTGGGTCAGAAGACGCATCCATACGGGTTTCGCCTGGGCTACAACAAAGCCTGGAAGTCGCGCTGGTTCGCCAAGCGCGAATATGCGGACTTGCTCCACGAAGATGTTCTTTTGCGCAAGGAGCTCAAGGACAAGCTGAAGTCCGCGGGCATCAATTCGATCGATATCGAGCGCGCCGCCAATAAGCTCGTCGTGCGCATCTATACGGCGCGTCCGGGAATCATCATCGGCCGCAAAGGCTCGGAGATCGACAAACTCAAGGGCGAAGTGCAGAAGCGCACCAAGCGCGAAGTGCACATCGACATTCAGGAAGTGCATCGCCCGGAGCTGGATGCTCAACTCGTGGCTGAGTCCATCGCACTGCAGCTCGAAAAGCGCGTGGCTTTTCGCCGCGCCATGCGCAAGGCCGTGGATTCCGCGCTGCGCTTCGGTTGTAAGGGAATCAAGGTGCGCGTCGCGGGCCGGCTGAATGGCGCGGAAATCGCGCGCAAGGAATGGTATTTGCAGGGCCGCCTGCCGCTGCAGACGCTTCGTGCAGACATTGATTTTGGATTCGCGCAGGCGGAAACGACCTACGGCGTGATTGGCGTGAAGTGCTGGGTCTATCAGGGCGAAAATGCGCCGGAGCGGAAACGCGCAGAAGAGCGCGCCGCTGCAGCCGCGAACGCCTGA